Below is a window of Halanaerobiales bacterium DNA.
TGTATATGAATGGACTACTCCTTATATAGAAAAACATGCTGCTAAAGCACGTGAAAGTGGTATTTTTGAAGTAGTTCCTGAGGCTGAAAGTTATGAAGAAGTTACGAAAAATGGAAT
It encodes the following:
- a CDS encoding electron transporter RnfG, coding for MNKNIGKLVMTLTIIGIISALSLAFVYEWTTPYIEKHAAKARESGIFEVVPEAESYEEVTKNG